Below is a genomic region from Argiope bruennichi chromosome 11, qqArgBrue1.1, whole genome shotgun sequence.
tctcgtgataaaaagaaatacatccaATAATGAATAGTGTCAGCGTTTAAGAATATGTCAATTACATCccgtaaagaaattttttccaaaaatgttaaaagattaaaatatcgatgaaatttaaaaaaggtgaaaatgcatcttccataacataaaaaaaaaggtacaataaattacaaaacgaagtgaaaagaaaaaatcattgcaatCTTTTGATTCGGTGTTTCTTCAAGTATTTGCTATGTATAGGGGTACTTGAAGTTtcactgtaaaaatttttaagattaatccaTTTAACTTGACATTCTTGGGGTctttgtttaaaaacagttttatcaactgTGGTGGAATCGGTAGAATGTTCCGCAGCAAGTGGTGTTTCGTCAATTGTTTCATGAGGGTTGTATTCTATTGcattatccgattctatttcgCTGTCAGTGTTTGGTTTGGGTTTATTTGTGGTCATGAATTAAAGCTCAGGCTTGGCTTCATCCATTTTATCAGCTGATTTAGAATTAATCGAAGAGCTCAAATTTGAGTCTGGCATAGGTTGGGAGACTTGtcgaggtgaagtcttccagaatttagaatatgatatattttcagaattttgcttgtgatcttttttatattttttcttataagtgacagttttaaatttattcaggtCCTGTGACATTTCATTAGATGGAACATGAAGGGTTTCATGTTCATGAACAGTTGGCTggttaacatttttactattgaGATCTACTGGCAATGACGTTACAATAGCGGACTCGGGACTATTATCAGTAAgtatattgtttcttttgttttgaatacgATCAGTTGCAGGTGGTTTTTTGATCATAGATGAGTAGCTGGTTCCAGATACAGGAGTTTGTGATTTTACAAGTTTACGAGCTTCggattggattggatttgtgggttttaatggcgcaagagccaattctgaccatactgcgccaaacgtatggttaaaatatatataaaaaattatgtatgtaaaattaaataattgtcaaaatgcaCTTTGATTAAAATGTCGGCATGGGGTTTTTAAAAGAGAACAAGATGTTTAAATTacatgatgataaaatattaaataaaatggtacacgccaatagcttttaaaaatttaaaaatgttttgatgggGGTGTTCCCCCACCAGAATTTGCATTTCTATCGATGagctgttaaaaaattgtttccgaTGCCATCTAAAATTAGGACACTCGATCAAAACATGAACAATAGTTAAATTTACATGACAATTTGGACAAGTAGGAGTTCTTTCGCCGAATAAAAGGTGTCGATGAGTTAAACGGGTatggccaatgcggagtctagttaGTTTAACATCGTACTCACGCACTGGATGGCAAGGCCAGGATGAAATTGTGGGTTTTATTGAATGAAGTTTATTTCTAACAAGGTGATTCCATGATTCCTGCCACAGCGTATATAAATGACGCACCaaagaattttttacatcattgctTGGTATATCTCGTTTCAACAGTAAAGATGCTCTCTTTGCTGCATTATCTGCCATCTCATTTCCACCaattccgacatgactcggaacccaacaaaacAATATCTCGTAGTCTCTGTTTTTTAGAGTCCTTAACAGACTCAAAATTTCCAGGGAAACAGGATGAATTCGGCTACAGAAGTGGGAAAGTGCTTCCAAGGAACTCAAGCTGTCtgtatatatgcaaaattttcgtTCAGTAGACAGTGAAATCATCTGAAGGGCAAAAAGGATCGCCACTAATTCGGCAGATAAGACCGAGAATGTTGTATCGAGACGGTAGCTCAGTATATTAGTGTCAGAAACAATACCACAACCAACGTGATCGTCTGACTTTGACCCATctgtgaaaattttcaaatagtccGAATATTGACTACGATGAGAatcaaaaagtttctgaaaaattacagGAGCAGTTGTCGTTTTCTCGAAATCTGAGAATGGATTTAGAAAACGAAATTGAGGAATATCCCATGGTGGAAACGGAAAGAGATCTGTAGTCTGAATCGCTACATCATGAAGTTCCGAAtcatgaagtattattttaaccctttcgcaGAATGGTAGAATATTATAGGGTCGAGCAGTATAGAGTCTCCGAAGACTCGCTGGAACAGCTATAGAACACAAGGGGTGCTTCGGAATAGACACAGCTCGAAGATAGTACTGGGCAGCTAATTTTTGGCGTCGTAAACTTAGTGGTAACTGATGACAGGTTACATAAAGGCTCTCCACTGGCGAAGTCCGAAATGCACCCGAACAAATTCTTAAAGCAGAATGGTGTGTAGTGTCTAATCTACGTAAAATGGCAGATCGTGCAGAGCCATACACCACGCATCCGTAATCAATACGTGATAGTGTCACTGCTTGATAAATGCGGAGTAATGAAATGCTATCAGCACCCCAAGATGTACTAGAAAGTACTTTGAGAATGTTTAAAgacctgtcacacttcttccgcagatgtaagacatgcggaaggttggttggttggttgagttttttggcacaagagccattcttggctaaactgcgccagacTTTTGTTGAATTAAAGTTCAATTCTAGAGACCATTTGAATTAAAAGCGATAAAGGTTTTAAAACACAAGACACATAATACGCAAAaatgattattaagaaaaatgaaaaatgttaaatactcatataaaacccaattgattttaaaaatttaaaaacatttggatgGTGCTTCTCACCGATCAAGTCTTTTAAGTTAAGAGAAGTTGACTTAAAAAGGCAATGACGCTGATGATTAAAAGAAGGACATTCAACAAAGATGTGCTTTACACTAAAATTCACATGACACGTGGGGCAAATTGGCGCTCTATCACCAAAAATTAGATGACGGTGAGTGAAACGCGTATgacctatacggaggcgagtcaatttaacatcaacctctcgtataggtAGAACAGGCCACAAACCAATTCTTGGTTTTATTGAATGTAGTTTGTTCTGGATCCGAGTATCCCATGAATCTTGCCAAGTTGTAAATAGTTTATAAACAAATGACTTTTTGAAGTCACAATATGGGAGGGCCTGAGACTGAaatgttgatgcagatttagctgcaacATCAGCCCTTTCATTGCCCGCAATACCCACGTGAGCCGGAACCCAGCagagaattatattaaaaccccTGTTTTGTAGTAACCGcaggttaaacaaaatttctaaagcGATTGGATGCATGTGCTTTTGGAAATGAGCAAGGgtttccaaagcactcatactgtcagtatatataataaaactacGCTCAGTAGAAGGGGAAATTTTCTTTAGTGCGTAAAAAATTGCcatcaactcagcagtaaaaacagaacaaacaTGGTTAAGACGGTAgctgagtgtatcagatggagttataatggcacaaccaacatgtccatctgattttgagccatctgtaaacactggggtaaaagaagaatactgacagcgatggtcatggaaaatctgttgaaaaataacagaactagttgaaaatttatcaaagccaaaaaaagggttcagaaaagacaaatttggaatatcccaaggtggaaaagaATAAAGATCAAGAGATTTAATGGCTATGTTATTAAGATCCGAGTCATGCAGGGCATTTTTGACTCTCCGACAAAAAGGTAGAATATGATAAGGTCGGgcattataaattctttgaaggttTTCAGGAGAACCCATGCAATGAATGGGATGGTTTGGGACAGATAGTGaccgaaaataaaacaaagtagataatttttgacgccgcaaacaaagtggcaactggtgacaaattacatataaactctcaactggagaggtgcggaaagcaccagagcagaTCCTGAGAGCAGAGTGGTGAACAGTATCAAGATGTCTCAAAACAGAAGGACGGGCAGACCCATACACCATACAGCCATAATCCATGCGCGAGAGAATGATCGCTTGGTAGATACGGAgcagggaggttcgatcggcaccccaagatgttttagaaagcacttttaaaatgttcaaatttttctcacacCTCTTCCGCAAGTCTAAGACATatggaaggaaagtgagctttcGATCGaagatcactcccaaaaaccgtacttcAGTCACAACTGGAATTGGTGTGCCTCTTATCTTTATAACCGGATCTAAGTGCATATTTCTTTTCCTACAAAAGTGAACACATCGACTCTTTTCAGGAGAGATAGTGTGACCATTTTTATTGCACCAAGTTACCACcttattaactgcattttgcaaTTGCTGTTCTACTCTATTCATGTTACTACCCTGACATGAGATCTGTAAATCATCAACATACAGACTGGCGTGTACGAATGagggcaaatgatttaaaattagactGAGATGAACAATAAAGagggtgacactgaggacacttccctgaggaacaccctcagcttgtataaaatgatttgaataaaaattaccaacaCGAACTCGAAAAAttctatatgataaaaaattctgtaaaaatatgggcatgtttcctctaaacccaattttaaaaattgtagaaagtatgccaaagcgccacgCACGGTCATAAGCCCtctcaatatcaaagaatatggaCACAAGGTGGTTTCTCCTAacaaatgcattgcgaatttgggtttccagCAAAATCAGATTATCAAAAGTCGATCTTCCTttgcggaaaccactctgcaactgggagatgcagccttgtttctccaattcgtagaTTAGACGAGCATTAACCATGCGTTCAAAAGTCTTACAAAGACAGTTGGTAAGAGCAATTGGTCTGTAGTGTAAAGGGCTTGATGGGTCTTTCCCAGGCTTTAGGATTGGAATTACAGTAGCTTCGCTCCATTGTTTAGGGTACTTCTGCTCAGTCCAAATCCTGTTAAACAATAGTAACAAATTAGATAGAGAAGTCGcatttaaatggcgaagcatgctatAAGTTACTCCATCTGGTCCGGGGCTTGTATCGTGGGCTTGAGATAGAGCCCTTTCCAGTTCGAACATCCTAAATTCAcaattgtatgaaaatgtatgactatcattaaaatgcaaaggcaaccgttccgcgggattcttaattgccaaaaactcaggactataagaatcagctgcggaaacttgtgcgaatgcttggccTAGAATATTAGCTacgtctaatggggcagaatacaacatatttcctgtttttaaaacggGAATGGAAGATTCGCTATAAATGCCATTTGCAGCTTTTATCTTTTTCCACAAAAGTTTAGTGGGAGTTGAGGATGTGATCGAGGATACGAACTTGATCCAAGATTCTCTTTGACTATGACGCCGAATTCGTCGAGCTAAggctttggcttttttaaaagcgACAAGATTTTCTGTCGTAGGGTATCTTCTAAATATGTTCCAgcgttttttctgatttttataactatcgcggcaggcttcattccaccacggtctgcggaaTTTTCTTACATGTGGGGAActctttggaatggtggcatttgcggcgcTTATTATATTGTCAACGACATGTTGCACTGCTTCCGTGATGTCGTAAGTATTAACCATATTCTCTGTGATTTCTGCCAAATGCTTGAAAgaatcccagtctgcccgctggaatagaaaacgcggaggacataatgtcgcaccgccgctatcagcgtgGGAGACTataatagggaaatgatcactattgtAAAGATCCTCACTTACTGCGAAAGTCAGCAGTGGCAtgagctcaggagaacatatAGCCAAATCAATACTATGGAAGCTGCGCGTGGGTTGATGGAAATAAGTCTTCTCGTCATTATTTAGGAGGCAGAgacagttatttgaaataaattgctctATCTGTCGTCCACGAGAATTTGTATCTTCCGATCCCCAtaaagtactatgtccgttgaaatcgcctagaataataaatggtttaggaagctggtccactaggttATCAAGTTGTTGTTGACTAacgacatcatgaggcggtaaataTATACTACAGACCGTGACTAATGCTCGTGTGTGAACTTGAactgccacagcctgtagagatgtatgtaaagtaagaggtgtgctcggataaagaTTTGAAGTGAAGATACAGACTCCACCAGAACTGCGAGgttctgtgtctgcatctttccgaacacaattaTAACCGCGTAATTTAAGCGAGGTGTTTGGTttcaagaaggtctcttgaaCACATAAACAAActggattaaatttattgaaaattgtcttGATGTCTGAGAGTTTGggacgaatgccgcgacaattccatgaaaggaaggtacccattacgaGAGTTTTGCAAGTTGAGAATGCTTAGAAACAATAGTTTGAGTTGccgaaacatcgcaactcatttcaaaatcCTCATCCCCTTCAGATGGATGGAGGGTGATGAGATCTGGAGTTTTGGGCGGGTTACCgaaaacagatattaaatctttgtGGGCTATACCCTGCTTTGCAAGTTCTAGAGCTACAGAATTTTGggttttagatttcaattttgattttagtttctcTGATATCATTTCTTGCGAAAGACCGCGTTTGGAAAGTTTTAGCTTTAGAGAACGTTGGGGTTTTGGTTTTGGTTTCCGTTTTCTGGTTTCATGAGTTTCTGGAGCACTGTTTGTAGATGGTTCAGTATCCGAATCAGATGATTTAACAGGGGTTTGTTTTTCAAGGGAATCAGGGGTTTGTTTCTCAGTTAAAATCTGaacacaatttttacatttacagtTTTTACAAAATGGTTTTTTAGTAATGGATGCATAACTTATGCCAGGGGAAGGTGTTTGCGCAAGGATTTTCCTTTTTGCCTCCGGATATGAGATTTGTTCCTTAGTTTTCACAgttatgatttctttttccaatttccaACGTGGACAGGATCTTGAAAAAGAAGTGTGTTCGCCATTGCAGTTGACGCACTTTTCGGGTGCCgtacactgctggctgtcatgtcccttctctgcacaacgggcgcatgtGAGTGTCCCACGGCAGGCCATCTTTGAAtgcccaaaacgttggcattGGTAGCATCTAAGAGGATTTGGAATAAATGGTCGGACAGCAAGACGCATGTAACCAGCTTTAACCTTTTCTGGCAATGTTGGTGTCTGAAAGGTGAGAACAAGAtgctttgtgggaaggagttgtcCGTCTCGCCGAATTGAGATGCGGCGTACATGAATTACTCCTTcagatttgaattcttttataatatcttcATTGGAAGTATTAAGTAACTCCCCACAAGTTATCACACCTTTAGACGTATTTAATGATGTGTGAGCGGTAACGGATACAGGAATAGTTGCCAAAGCTTTCAACTTAAGAATCTGTTGTGCTTGTAGTCGGGAGTTTACTTCAATCAACAAGTCTCCAGAACGAAGTTtgcgaatagaagaaacttcacCAAGTGTACTAACGACGGCCTTTTCAACAAGGAAAGGCGAAACTGTGTGGAATGTttctttactttctgttattcttttcattataaaaaaatgatcaaaatattttaaattaattttttttccgttcATTTGTTGAGAAATTTGTTTAGGTCCCATACGATATGAATAGGgtttcaggtccgacggcaccgcccaccacggagcccaacaagggaaggcagccaccggctctggccattcccagcctcggcgcttaccctagcgctagccggaacctatacgctcggagttacccccggggacagtgaccacccttaacgccaagcccaaggagtaaccccttcgcttgatccctagcagactagtaactcaggttgctagttaccggccgattgatacaccggggaccacagtgcaccgcccgtctaatgggtcgccacgcacggcaaacacgtgggggtatttgctgtccatgagaagcaggaagcaaacagagcggcgacagcttctcatggagagctccctcgactaccctcgagggaaagaagaaaaaaggagacagcagaaggcgcagtgtagagtaaacataaagggagtaaagatccctgggaacctcgggattgggacacccgtactcacctatagtaggtgagcccctgaggggagacatgcggaaggaaagtgagcttacggtcaaatattattcCCAAAAATTTTACTTCGTTTACTACAGGAATGTTAGCATTCCGGATATGGATTAAAGGATCCAAATGGATGCCACGCTTCCTGCAAAAGTGAACACATCGACTTTTCTCGGGAGAAATCGTATGCCCATTTCCATCACACCAGTCTACTAGCCTGTTAACCGCAACCTGCAGTTGGCGTTCGATTACGCGCATATCGCTCCCTTGGGAAGAGATCTGAAGATCATCCACATATAATGTGCCTTTAACAGATGGTGGTAACACATTAAGAATCTGGCTAAAATGAGTTACGAAAAGCGTCACACTGAGGATacttccttgtggaactccctcagcttgaataaaacgatcagaataaaaatttccaatgcgTACACGAAATGTTCTTAatgataaaaagttctttaaaaacacGGGTAAATTTCCCTTAAATCCGAAATTTGAAAGAGTATCAAGAATGCCAAAACGCCAGGCACGGTCATAAGCCTTTTCTATGTCGAAGAATATGGAGACCAGATGATTCCGCCGGACGAATGCGTTTCGAATTTGGGTCTCGAGAAGGACGATATTATCCAATGTCGAGCGTCCCTTGCGGAAGCCATTCTGCAATGGCGGAATACATGCTTTTTTCTCCAACTCAAACACAAGACGGGCATTAACCATGCGCTGTAATGTTTTACATAGACAACTTGTGAGAGCAATTGGCCTATAGTGCTGAGGGTTAGAGGCGTCTTTGCCGGGTttcaggattggaatcacaatagcttcatgccattgtgatgggaacttctgttcattccaaatacggttaaatagaaataacaggttggaaagagaagtggtagacaaatggcgaagcatgttatacgcGATTCCATCAGGACCAGGACTGGTATCACGTGCTTTAGACAAGGCCGTCAATAATTCATTCATCCTAAATTCTGAATTGTAAGAGTAGGAGTTTCGGGTAGTGAAACGCAAAGACttccgttccgcgcgattcttagcCATTATAAAAGCAGGCATGTAATTATCAGCTGCGGAAACCTTTGAAAAGGCTTCTCCGAGAGTATTGGCAACGTCTAATGGAGAAGACATCACCCCATTTCCAGTATTCAAAACTGGGAAGGAGAAATCTTTATATACTCCATTAGCAGCTTTGACTTTTTTCCATAACAATTTGCTGGAAGTAAAGGATGTGATTGAGGAAATAAAGCGACACCAGGACTCCCTCTGGCTACGCCGACGAATTCGACGAGCATTCGCTCTAGCACGTTTGAAGGCAATAAGATTCTCCGATGTAGGGTACCTGCGGAAAATGTTCCACCGTTTCTTTTGTTCCCTGTAACTATCGCGGCAGGCTTCGTTCCACCACGGTCTTCGAAATTTTCgcacccctcaggggctcacctactataggtgagtacgggtgtcccaatcccgaggttcccagggatctttactccctttcagttctcTCTCCactacgccttctgctgtctgctttgtccttctatccctcgacggcaagcgagggagctctccatgagaagctgtcgccgctctgtttgcttcttgcttctcatggacagccaaaaccccacgtgtttgccgtgcgtggcgacccatttgaaagacgggtggtgtactgtggtcccctgtgcatcaatcggctggtacctagtcacctgagtggctagtctgctagggatcaagcgaaggggctactccttgggcttggcgttaagggtggtcactgtccccgggggtagctcccagcgtataggtaccgattagcactagggtaagTACCGAGGTTGGAAAtatccagagccggtggctgccttcccttgttgggctccgtggtgggcggtgccgtcggacccgaatcacttatcatatcgtatggggcctaaaaacttaaatcaacaaacgacatttaaaaatacagaaaaatattacgaccatttttttgtcattaaaagactttctgaaaataaagagaCATTTCACACGGTCTCTCCGTTCCTTGTAGAAAAAGCCGTTTCTGGAACACTTGGGGAAGTTTCTGCCATTCGCAAACTTCGTTCGGGAGATTTGTTGGTGGAAGTTAATTCTCGAAAACAATCTCATCAAATTCTCAAACTGAAAGCATTGGCTACAATTCCCATTTCTGTAAGCGCGCATACATCTCTTAATTCTTCTAAAGGTGTTATTACATGTGGGGAGTTATTTCATACATCAATTGAAGAAATTACAAATGACCTAAAACCTGAAGGAGTGATACATGTACGCCGTATCTCaattcggcgggatggacaactcctcccTACAAAGCACCTCGTTCTTACCTTCCAAATGCCTACTTTGCCAGAAGTAGTTAAAATAGGATATATGAGATTGAAAGTGCGTCCTTTTATACCTAACCCTCTGAGATGCTTTCaatgccaacgttttgggcaCTCTAAGATCGCCTGCCGCGGGACACttacttgcgcccgttgtgcagagaaaggacatgatagccagcagtgcacCTCATCTGAAAAGTGCGTCAACTGTGATGGCGAACATACTTCCTTTTCCAGATCATGTCCACGTTGGAGGTTGGAAAAAGATATTAtaactttgaaaacaaaagaacaaatttctTATCCAGAAGCGAAAAGAAAAATCGAGGCACAGACACCTTCCCCTGGGGTCAGCTATGCATCAGctgttaaaaaatcatattgtaaaaACTGTTCATGTAAAAATTGTGTGCAGATTGTTGCTGAAAAAGTTCCTCCCGCAAAAACATCCGAATCTGATACAGAACCTTCCACAAACAGTGCTCCTGAATCTCACGATCCACCGAAACGTAAACCAAAACCAAAGCCTCCACGTGCTCTTAAATTAAAGCTTTCGAAACACGGCCTTTCACAAGAAATGATTtcggaaaaatttaaatcaaaattgaaaaaatccaaTATTCGAAATTCGGTTGCTCTGGGACTTGCAACTACGGGGACAGTCCAAAAGGATTTACCTACTATTTTTGGAGGATTGTCCAAAAGTCCTGATTCAATTGCTCTCCATCCATCCGACGAAGAGGAGGATGaccttgaaatgagttgcgaaatAACGCCAACTCAAACTAACGCCCTTTATAATTCCCACGCTAAaaaactctcttaatgggtacctttctctcgtggaattgtcgcggc
It encodes:
- the LOC129957329 gene encoding uncharacterized protein LOC129957329; the protein is MAKHVIRDSIRTRTEKAVSGTLGEVSAIRKLRSGDLLVEVNSRKQSHQILKLKALATIPISVSAHTSLNSSKGVITCGELFHTSIEEITNDLKPEGVIHVRRISIRRDGQLLPTKHLVLTFQMPTLPEVVKIGYMRLKVRPFIPNPLRCFQCQRFGHSKIACRGTLTCARCAEKGHDSQQCTSSEKCVNCDGEHTSFSRSCPRWRLEKDIITLKTKEQISYPEAKRKIEAQTPSPGVSYASAVKKSYCKNCSCKNCVQIVAEKVPPAKTSESDTEPSTNSAPESHDPPKRKPKPKPPRALKLKLSKHGLSQEMISEKFKSKLKKSNIRNSVALGLATTGTVQKDLPTIFGGLSKSPDSIALHPSDEEEDDLEMSCEITPTQTNALYNSHAKKLS